From Sphingomonas bisphenolicum, one genomic window encodes:
- the ispH gene encoding 4-hydroxy-3-methylbut-2-enyl diphosphate reductase, with amino-acid sequence MTHALSARPPMKLLIAAPRGFCAGVDRAIIIVERAIEAYGAPVYVRHEIVHNKFVVDGLKAKGAIFVESLDQVPDGVPVVFSAHGVPKAVPAKAEARGLSYLDATCPLVSKVHRQAERQVAAGRHILFIGHKGHPEVIGTFGQVPDGTMTLIETVEDAEAFTPADPDNLAFLTQTTLSVDDTAAIVATLERRFPTIAAPKGEDICYATSNRQTAVKAIAARCQALYVIGAPNSSNSLRLVEVAEREGTPARLIQRASEIDFAWLDGVTTLGLTAGASAPEILVREVVDRLAERFTVEEEQVETARETIAFKLPRGLEAA; translated from the coding sequence ATGACGCACGCGCTCTCCGCCCGCCCGCCGATGAAGCTCCTGATCGCCGCGCCGCGCGGCTTTTGCGCCGGGGTCGATCGCGCGATCATCATCGTCGAAAGGGCGATCGAGGCCTATGGCGCGCCGGTCTATGTCCGCCACGAAATCGTCCACAACAAGTTCGTCGTCGACGGGCTGAAGGCGAAGGGCGCGATCTTCGTCGAAAGCCTTGACCAGGTGCCCGACGGCGTGCCGGTCGTCTTTTCCGCCCATGGCGTGCCCAAGGCGGTCCCGGCCAAGGCCGAAGCGCGTGGCCTGTCCTATCTCGACGCTACCTGCCCGCTGGTCAGCAAGGTCCATCGCCAGGCCGAAAGGCAGGTCGCGGCGGGCCGCCACATATTGTTCATCGGGCATAAGGGCCACCCGGAGGTGATCGGCACCTTCGGCCAGGTGCCCGACGGCACGATGACCCTGATCGAAACGGTCGAGGATGCCGAAGCCTTCACGCCCGCCGACCCCGACAATCTCGCCTTCCTGACCCAGACGACGCTGTCGGTGGACGATACCGCCGCAATCGTCGCCACGCTGGAACGCCGCTTCCCCACCATCGCCGCACCCAAGGGCGAGGATATCTGCTACGCGACGTCCAATCGCCAGACCGCGGTGAAGGCGATCGCCGCCCGCTGCCAGGCGCTCTACGTCATCGGCGCGCCCAACAGCTCCAACTCTCTTCGGCTGGTGGAAGTGGCGGAGCGCGAAGGCACCCCCGCCCGTCTGATTCAGCGCGCCAGTGAGATCGACTTCGCCTGGCTGGACGGCGTGACCACGCTGGGCCTGACCGCAGGCGCCTCCGCGCCGGAGATATTGGTGCGCGAAGTGGTCGACCGGCTGGCGGAACGCTTCACCGTCGAGGAAGAGCAGGTGGAAACCGCGCGCGAGACGATCGCCTTCAAGCTGCCCCGCGGACTGGAGGCCGCCTGA
- the argS gene encoding arginine--tRNA ligase, with translation MSLYTRFTAHLDAVLDALEAEGVLPAGLNRKPVTVEPPRDPSHGDLATNAAMVLAKPAGTNPRTLADAIVTKLQALDEVESAAIAGPGFINLTLTDPTWRAELAAIHADAADYGRSDIGQGVTVNVEYVSANPTGPMHMGHCRGAVVGDALATLLEYAGHKVTREYYINDAGGQVDVLARSAHLRYAQALGEDVGAIPEGLYPGDYLVPVGQALAAEYGDRFVGAPEADWLVTFRTFAVAKMMDMIRDDLALLGIHHDIFSSEAELQAAGKPDEAEAWLRAHDLVYDGVLEAPKGELPDDWEPVELPLFRSTKFGDDQDRPIKKSNGSWTYFGADMAYHYQKAQSADQLIDIWGADHAGTVKRIQAAVAALTEGKARFDVKLIQMVRLLRDGEPVKMSKRAGNFVTLADVVQEVGKDVVRFTMLTRKADAQMDFDFAKVVEASKDNPVFYVQYAHARIASLGRRAEEAGIVLPAPDLSLLGTAELAIVKLAAQFPRVVEGSALAREPHRVAFYLNDLASAFHGWWNMGNDDPRARVIVADDPALTATRLFLAQGIGQIIRNGLALMGVAALTEMQ, from the coding sequence GTGTCCCTTTACACCCGTTTCACCGCCCATCTCGACGCCGTGCTGGACGCGCTGGAGGCCGAGGGCGTGCTGCCCGCCGGTCTCAATCGCAAGCCGGTGACGGTCGAGCCGCCGCGCGACCCCAGCCATGGCGACCTGGCCACCAACGCCGCGATGGTGCTGGCCAAGCCTGCGGGCACCAATCCGCGCACGCTGGCCGATGCGATCGTGACGAAGTTGCAGGCGCTGGACGAGGTTGAGAGCGCGGCGATCGCCGGTCCCGGCTTCATCAACCTGACGCTCACCGATCCGACCTGGCGCGCGGAGCTGGCCGCGATCCATGCCGATGCCGCCGATTATGGCCGGTCCGACATCGGGCAGGGCGTGACCGTCAATGTCGAATATGTGTCGGCCAACCCGACCGGCCCCATGCATATGGGCCATTGCCGCGGCGCGGTGGTGGGCGATGCGCTCGCCACGCTGCTGGAATATGCCGGGCACAAGGTGACGCGCGAATATTATATCAACGATGCGGGCGGGCAGGTGGACGTGCTCGCCCGGTCGGCGCATCTGCGCTACGCGCAAGCGCTGGGCGAAGATGTCGGCGCGATCCCCGAAGGCCTGTATCCCGGCGATTATCTGGTGCCGGTGGGACAGGCGCTGGCCGCCGAATATGGCGACCGGTTCGTCGGCGCCCCTGAAGCCGACTGGCTCGTGACCTTCCGCACCTTCGCGGTGGCGAAGATGATGGACATGATCCGCGACGATCTGGCGCTGCTGGGCATCCATCACGACATCTTCTCGTCCGAAGCCGAGTTGCAGGCGGCGGGGAAGCCGGACGAGGCCGAAGCCTGGCTGCGCGCGCATGACCTGGTCTATGACGGCGTGCTGGAAGCGCCCAAGGGCGAACTGCCCGACGACTGGGAGCCGGTGGAACTGCCGCTGTTCCGCTCGACGAAGTTCGGCGACGATCAGGATCGGCCGATCAAGAAGTCGAACGGGTCATGGACCTATTTCGGCGCCGACATGGCCTATCATTACCAGAAGGCGCAGTCCGCCGACCAGTTGATCGATATCTGGGGCGCGGACCATGCCGGTACGGTCAAGCGCATCCAGGCCGCCGTCGCCGCGCTGACCGAGGGCAAGGCACGGTTCGACGTGAAGCTTATCCAGATGGTCCGCCTGCTGCGCGACGGCGAGCCGGTGAAGATGTCCAAGCGGGCTGGCAATTTCGTGACGCTGGCCGATGTCGTGCAGGAAGTGGGCAAGGATGTGGTCCGCTTCACCATGCTGACGCGCAAGGCCGATGCGCAGATGGATTTCGACTTCGCCAAGGTGGTGGAGGCGTCGAAGGACAATCCGGTCTTCTATGTCCAGTACGCCCATGCGCGCATTGCCTCGCTCGGCCGGCGGGCGGAAGAGGCCGGGATCGTCCTGCCGGCGCCCGACCTGTCCCTTCTTGGGACGGCGGAATTGGCGATCGTCAAGCTGGCGGCGCAGTTCCCGCGGGTGGTGGAAGGGTCGGCGCTGGCCCGCGAACCGCATCGCGTTGCCTTCTATCTCAATGACTTGGCCTCCGCCTTCCATGGCTGGTGGAATATGGGCAACGACGATCCGCGCGCGCGCGTCATAGTGGCCGACGATCCGGCGCTGACCGCCACGCGGCTTTTCCTCGCCCAAGGAATAGGGCAGATTA
- the thrB gene encoding homoserine kinase, with the protein MAVYTHVPAEEIDAFLTRYDAGRLVSAKGIAEGVENSNYLLETTGADGSGHRYILTLYEKRVDEADLPFFMDLLDHLGARGCLVPRFIADREGRRLQQLSGRPACLIEFLTGISVTEPTPGQARAAGVALGELHKAAQGFAGERRNALDVAGWHALAAKCGGDFDRIQPGLAARVVEELAFLDAHWPADLPRSVIHADLFPDNVLMLGEEVTGLIDFYFSCTDIRAYDLAVTHSAWCFSNDGATWYGARGAAIGAGYAQAHGLSEAERAAFPTLCRGAALRFLLTRAYDWINTPADALVTRKDPLAYLRRLDFYASADTSALLGQ; encoded by the coding sequence ATGGCCGTCTACACCCATGTTCCCGCCGAAGAGATCGACGCCTTCCTCACCCGCTACGACGCCGGCCGGCTGGTATCGGCCAAGGGCATCGCCGAAGGGGTGGAGAACAGCAATTACTTGCTGGAAACCACCGGGGCGGACGGAAGCGGCCATCGCTACATCCTGACGCTCTACGAAAAGCGGGTGGATGAGGCGGACCTGCCCTTCTTCATGGACCTGCTCGATCATCTGGGCGCGCGCGGTTGCCTCGTGCCCCGCTTCATCGCCGATCGCGAAGGCCGCCGACTCCAGCAGCTTTCCGGCCGCCCCGCCTGCCTGATCGAATTTCTGACCGGGATCAGCGTCACCGAACCCACCCCCGGACAGGCGCGCGCCGCCGGCGTGGCGCTGGGCGAATTGCACAAGGCGGCGCAGGGATTTGCGGGCGAACGACGCAACGCCCTCGACGTCGCCGGCTGGCACGCGCTGGCGGCGAAATGCGGGGGGGATTTCGACCGGATCCAGCCCGGCCTTGCCGCGCGCGTGGTCGAGGAACTGGCATTTCTCGACGCCCATTGGCCCGCCGACCTGCCCCGGTCGGTGATCCATGCCGACCTTTTCCCCGACAATGTGCTGATGCTGGGCGAAGAGGTGACCGGCCTCATCGACTTTTATTTCAGTTGCACCGATATCCGCGCCTACGACCTGGCCGTCACCCACAGCGCCTGGTGCTTCAGCAATGACGGCGCGACCTGGTATGGCGCGCGCGGCGCGGCGATCGGTGCGGGTTATGCGCAGGCCCATGGGCTGAGCGAAGCCGAACGCGCCGCCTTCCCGACCCTGTGCCGCGGCGCGGCTTTGCGCTTCCTGCTGACCCGCGCCTATGACTGGATCAACACCCCGGCCGACGCGCTCGTGACGCGCAAGGATCCGCTCGCCTATCTGCGCCGGCTGGATTTCTACGCCAGCGCCGACACGTCGGCGCTGCTGGGTCAATAA
- the rnhA gene encoding ribonuclease HI, with amino-acid sequence MTDLPTVDIFTDGACKGNPGPGGWGAVLRFGDTEKEISGGEAQTTNNRMEMMAAVEALNLLKKPCKVTLYTDSKYVLDGITKWIFGWQKRGWRTADNKPVKNVEIWQLLVKAIAPHQVTWQWVKGHAGHPENERADALACAAAESFRR; translated from the coding sequence ATGACCGACCTCCCCACCGTAGACATTTTCACCGACGGCGCCTGCAAGGGCAATCCCGGTCCGGGCGGCTGGGGCGCGGTGCTGCGCTTTGGCGATACCGAAAAGGAGATTTCCGGCGGCGAGGCGCAGACGACCAACAACCGCATGGAGATGATGGCGGCGGTCGAGGCGCTCAACCTGCTCAAGAAACCGTGCAAGGTCACGCTCTACACCGACAGCAAATATGTGCTGGACGGCATCACCAAATGGATTTTCGGCTGGCAGAAGCGCGGCTGGCGCACCGCCGACAACAAGCCGGTCAAGAATGTCGAAATCTGGCAATTGCTGGTGAAGGCGATCGCCCCCCATCAGGTGACCTGGCAATGGGTCAAGGGCCATGCCGGCCACCCGGAAAATGAGCGCGCCGATGCGCTCGCCTGCGCCGCGGCGGAGAGCTTTCGACGGTGA